Sequence from the Deinococcus arcticus genome:
GCGTACCACCCGCGGCGCTTCACGCTGGAACTGGGCGTGCACCCGGACCGGCAGGGGCTGGGCGCCGGGGCTGCCCTCTGGACGGCGCTGGAAACGGTCCTGCGCGGGCTGGGCGCCAAGTCGGCCCGCATCCTGGCGCGCGACGAGCACCCGGTGGCCCCCGGCTTCCTGACCCGCCGGGGCTTCGTGGGTGACCAGCGGTTTTTTTTCAGCGTGCTGGACCTGCTGGCCTTTGATGAAGCGCCCTACGCGGACCTGCGCGGGCGGCTGGCGGCCCGGGGCGTGCGCCTGCGTTCGTTCAGCGAACTGCGCGCGGCGGGCGAGCCCGACCTGGACGCCCGCCTGCACGCCCTGATGAGCGACGTGCGCCAGGACGTGCCCCGCGCCGAGCCCGCCACTCCACTGTCCTTTGAGGTCTTCAGGGAGGCGGTGCTGGACGACCCCTGCCTGCTGCCGGACGGCTATCTGGTGGCTGAACACGGCGGAGCGTTCATCGGGCAGACCACCCTGTTTCGCAGCGAGGCCAGCCCGGACCTGCTGACTGGCCTGACCGGCGTCACGCGCGAGTGGCGCGCTCAGGGCGTGGCCACACTGCTCAAGCTGGGGGCCATTCGTGCGGGGCAGGCGCTGGGCGGCGCGCTCATCCGCACCGACAACGCCAGCAACAACGCGCCCATGCTGGCCATCAACGACCGCCTGGGCTTTGTGCGGGAGGGCGGGGCCACCACCTCCTACCTGCGCCGCTTCTGATGCTGCTGAGCGTGGACTGGGACGCCTTTTCCGGCACCCGGGCACTGGTGTTCGACGCGCCGGTCTGGGGCACCCGCGACCGCGACGAGGACCGGCTGGCCGCCTGGACGGCGCGGGCGGCGCGGCGCGGCGGCGACCCTCACGGCGCCGCGCCCTGGGCCGCCCTGGAGGACGATTTTCCCCTGTACCCCGGCTGGGAAACGCTGCGGGCCTACGCCGGGGTGCCGGCCTGGGTGACCCTCAGCCACGCGGACGCCTGGGAGTGGCTGCAGCAGTTTCCTGGTCAGGACGTGCTGAATCTGGATTCCCACCACGACCTCGCCAGCGTCTCCGGCGATCCGGCGCGGGTGCGCCCTGGCAACTGGGCGGGGCTGGGGCTGCGCTCGGGGCTCATCCGGCGCGTCACCACGCTGTATCCCCACTGGCACGCCGAGCTGCCGGTGGCCGAGGGCTTTGACCTGCCGCGCACCTGGGCCGAGGTCTCGCCGCTGCTGCCCGCTGAACGCCATGACCGGATCACCCTGACCCGGCAGGCGGCCCCCGGCGCGGGCCTGCCGGACCCGGCCGGGGTCACGGCCCTGCTGCTGGTGCAGTCCCCGGCCTGGACCAGCCCGGCGCATGACCCGGCGCTGCGAGACCTCGCGGCGGCGCTGCGCGCGCGGGTGCTGCAGCCCCCCCTGTGGCGGTCATGACGGGCCGGGGGGCGGAGGGTACAATGCCCTCACCTCAAGTCCCCCTGGTCTGTAGGAGCCCCCACCGTGATGACCCCCCCCCAAGAGCAGACCCTGCCCACCGCCTATCAGGTGGGGGCGTTCGCCCTGATTGTGCACCGGGGCGCCTACCTGATCACCAGCCCGCGCCAGCCGCTGCTGCCCGGCGGCAGCCACGACCTGCCCGGTTTCATTCTGAATGCCGCCACCGGCACCAATCCGGTGGAACTGCAGCTGCGGCGCACCATCCGCGAGCAGGTGAGCCTGGCGGTGGGCGAGCTGAAACTGGTGGGCTCGCACGCGGCGCGCGGCATGCACGGCGCGGAGGGCGGCATGCGCCTGAACCTGATTTTCGGCACCGAGTACTGCGCGGGCATTCTGCAGCCGGACCCCAGCACAGTCACGGGCGCCACCTGGGTCCCGGGCGAGGACCTGCTGAGCCCCGGCGGCGCCCCGGGGTGGTTGCAGGGCGCGGTGCGCGACTTCGAGGCCATCACCCCGCTGCCTGTTCCTGACGCCCCTGCCCCCACTTCCAAGCTGCGCTTCGGCCGCCGCCGCTAAGTACCTCGCTGTTGACCTTTAGATCAACCGAGCAGAGCGAGTGGCAAAGCAAAGTGCCTCGCACTGGGAATGGAAACGTTGCTGCGCCCTTCTGAACCGTTGGCCTGGGGGAAGGGCGAGGGACTTAAGTAGCTCGCTGTTGATCTTTAGATCAACCGAGCGGAGCGAGTATCGAAAAAAGTACGTTGCACCGGGAGTGGAGACTTTGCGGTGCTCTCCTGCAAAGTCGTAACGTGAGGTGCAACGTACTTAAGCGCCACCCCGGACGGAACGCCTGTGCGTCCAGGGCCGCTTGGAAGGGGATGGGACTGTTTCCTGACCGGCCTTCCGGGTGTTCCCGGGTTCGCTC
This genomic interval carries:
- a CDS encoding GNAT family N-acetyltransferase, whose translation is MTQGLVSAAPIDVGPVQPHEWDAAARAYTAAQPSDPVSGAELRRRDEEQLGWGYHAGVLVARQHAEVVGSALYFQNPGAYHPRRFTLELGVHPDRQGLGAGAALWTALETVLRGLGAKSARILARDEHPVAPGFLTRRGFVGDQRFFFSVLDLLAFDEAPYADLRGRLAARGVRLRSFSELRAAGEPDLDARLHALMSDVRQDVPRAEPATPLSFEVFREAVLDDPCLLPDGYLVAEHGGAFIGQTTLFRSEASPDLLTGLTGVTREWRAQGVATLLKLGAIRAGQALGGALIRTDNASNNAPMLAINDRLGFVREGGATTSYLRRF
- a CDS encoding arginase; its protein translation is MLLSVDWDAFSGTRALVFDAPVWGTRDRDEDRLAAWTARAARRGGDPHGAAPWAALEDDFPLYPGWETLRAYAGVPAWVTLSHADAWEWLQQFPGQDVLNLDSHHDLASVSGDPARVRPGNWAGLGLRSGLIRRVTTLYPHWHAELPVAEGFDLPRTWAEVSPLLPAERHDRITLTRQAAPGAGLPDPAGVTALLLVQSPAWTSPAHDPALRDLAAALRARVLQPPLWRS